atttggctgctgtgtttgactgaaatgtagaccattctttttttcatttcaatacagtatatgaaacaaacctcagtttagataatcatattcacacattttgttgcctaattgataatataaaatgaatgtgcaccttgagcaaattataaaaaatctttcagaatgctttccattcttgaactgcatcgaatcgtactgaaacgttttttataaacatgtatcttttcttgtatcgaatcgtgcccatgtatctagatgcgaatcgtatcgtcttttacatgagagattcacacccctatcAAGCAGTAATACATCCAGAATGTCTGCGAATTTAAGTTGCTGGCATGAAAACTTTAGTGTTCCTTGGAACAGAATGCCGCCTGGTATCGCAACTGCAATATCACTGGAGAAACGTCCATCTGCTAAAGACCGCAGGGAGATGGTACGGATCCTTGTTGATGAAATGAGGCTGAATGAACCAAATCCATCAAAGTCTCAGTGCCAGACAATAGCCAAGATGATTGTAAAGTAACATCCTAAGAGCTTTGCTGATGTTATGAGAGATGGCACTGTGATCGGCAGTGGCTATGGATCTTTTTTGACTCAACTAAAAACACGAGTAGAACATGTTAATCGTGGAAATGCTCTCTCCAGACGATGGATGCCGAAAAGGGTCTCAAATGCACCTGAAGACATAGCCAGAGGACCAGCTGACCAATATGGCTGCGTGAGATGGCAATCTAACTGTCCACCAGGGGACACTGTAGAGGGTCttgaagagaaaaagagtgaaatGAAACACCTGTATCACACTGAGGGACCAGCTGGTGCAGAGAGAGGATATGTGATTCAGTTAATGAAAACAACCTACTACCTACAAAGGAAACACATCAATGCCTGCCCACCTCCTTCAGTTTCTGAGCTGAAGAGTGAGTGGCCCTATCTTTTTATTCCGAGGGAGTTGTACAGCCATTTCAATTTGCTCACCGACATCAACATTCTGAGAAAAATGGAACAGGCTATGGAAGAAAAGGGGAAGCTGATCCTTAAGTTCTTCCAGCACAGACCAGCAGGTACCAGTGCAGATGAGGTTGAACGCATCCTGGTCAAGTACAGCAAAGAAGAAAAGTGTGATCCATGCCCATGTGTGATTCTGCTGCTGATGGCCCACTTCAAAGAGAAATCTGAGGGGCTCATTTTACAGACCGATGTAAGTATAAAATTATTACACTTTATGTTGAGGCTCTTGAAAATTATATCGGATTGATCATGTTACCCTCAATAGTCAGAGGAGCTAAGTTGTAAGCAAAGATTTTTGGAGCTTGAAGACATCTCACCTTGCATCCAAAAGGCTTCTTTAGTTCTGGCCTGATGGGGGAATCTTGCCTCCTCTCAAACCATCTTTTGACAAACAATCTTCCTTATCCAAAATGTAAACATCCTTTAAAGACATTGACATGCACATTTTGGAAAAGGAGGACAGATGGtttgagagagtgaaggaggccATCTTTATCTAACTGCAGTGGAGGCCATCTATATATCTAATAGCATGATCATTTAACTGCTCGTCACCATCAGAGCAGTTCTTGTTCTCTGGATGCTGTGACCATGACTCCCACTCCAATTCCCACCTTGATTGACTCATGTGACTCTCGTGTCACATGATGACGGGTGTGGTCTACAGCTCCACCTCCAGTGGTCCAGAGATACAGCTCCTGGTTCCCCATCATCAGGACACAAATGAAGAAGCCTTTTGGATGAAATGTCTTCAAGCTCCAAAAAGAAGTCCAGTTGCTTACAACTCAGCTCTTCTGGCTACCATGATCTGGATGAATAAGAATCTATACAGACATGTTACCCTCAATAGGTCAGCTGAGGGCGATGATAATGTGTTCAATTCAAAATGGTGACGTTTtcaattttttgttgttgtttctttttttgttgtttttttgtcataCAGGTGTTCTCAATAGCAGTTGATGTTGAGAGAACAATACTGCTTCCTGCGTCTCCAAGACTCATTGTCTTAGGTAGTGTATTTTTTTGTCTAGACACTATATGAGACTATATACAGTAGAGACTATATGAATGACACATGTGGAAGGCAACAGAAAGAACATGAACAGAAGAACAATAATAAATCATTATAATCATGTTTATTTAATTATGTTTTAGGTGATGTCTTCACAGCAACAAATTGGATGCTGAGCATTGAGGGCCATGTGGTTGTGGGTCCACACCAGAACATTGTGGCTGGATTGGCTGCGTTATTCGCATGCTACTATGCATTCAATTTGGTGTATCAAGAGGAGGCGTCGAACACACTGGAATTCATTCAAAGGTGTGTGCTGGAAGGGGATTGTAGTGGATTATTACTTTGTTACATTTTCGATCATGAAAAACAAAtggtgttatttttatttttgcaaAGCTACTTTCTGCTTCAGCTTGCATGCGTGGCACTCTGCAATTAAAGCAAATTTTAAAGAAGTTttaaagaaccccccccccacacacacacacacacacacagtgctctaCCCTTCACTGCATGTCCTACTCTGCATGTGTCAATAAAATATCCTTGTATATTTCAAAAAATGATGAAAAACCGCAACTTGATGGGTTTTGTCTTTTTTAAACAATGTATTTCATTAAGTGTCTTTTTCCTGATTTTGTGACTTCAGATGCTTCCTAGGGATCAACCCAACCTCTGGCACAAAGGCCACAAAGTGGATCAGTCCAAGAAGTGGGAAGGTGCAAGAGAAGAGGAACAGCAATGTCAACCTTCATGTCTCTGCACTTCTAAAAAGGTTAATGGACTTTGAATGGCTTTGAGCCCGTTGCAAAAGAAACAACAATGGCACactgttttgtttaaaaaaaaaaaaacaatggttccaaaATGTGGTTATTTTTTACACATTTGACTTTGTTGCTGCAAATTACAGTAGTTAATTCAAAGTTACACTGTGTGGCTGCAAGTCTTGTGCAGTCTGGTGTAAGTTTgttcatgtctgtgtgagtttgAAAATATACACATCCAATATTGAGTGTTAATAAATGTTTTGTATTGTTGCAGCAATGActcttgttttattattattaatagctgaaaataattacaattacaaGAAATTGACGTACTTAATTTGCAAAAATAGTTGGCAGGTAACTCATGTAATTTGAATGGGATACAAGATAATATTGGAAATTAAAATACAATAAATGGTTGTTTATCATATAAAACAATACATTGTTGTGTTTTATATATggcaaaaaactgtaaaacgtATCCAGTAATATGTTGTAATTAATGTTTACAGTAATTAACAACACTTTTACAGCACTTTATTGGCAACTTTTTTGCCTGTTCTTTACTGTAAATTCTACAGGAAATTTGTTACAGTGTAGGCACTCTAACAaatcttatatgtgattttgggaactctgtgatgaatggaaatgaaatatatgacgatcgaaaactcatgaaaacgcaagatctggacattttatttggacgtttgatcttaactcggcttttgatggtCGCCGCTTTGTTTTGAATCAGTCACTGATTAGCCTATCATTGACatgcacgccaggtcaaaatcagttcatttattttcgtgggtttatcactaggtggcaggtctcgttagatctcttcccagaaactttgcaggcaacacttctcaggtgcTGAAGGGAGAAATTAAAAAGTTGAAGAAAAAGATATAGCAGCAGGTGCGTTTTCGCCAGACAACGCTGGATGAGTCTACCTTTCTACTAAGACAAGATGACTCTGACCACGACAGGTCAAAAACATTACAAGGAGTGACTGAACACCGTGCTGAGgagggagttccatctccaccacgAGCCGGGCCTAGCGGAGTGGGTGGTAGACCGAGTCGCACTTGCAAGAGGGCACGCCCTTGCCAGAGTGCCGAATATGTCGGTGATAGTGACTCATAAAAGAcgcaatatctccatttctagaaaaaaaaacaggcattttgatgaaaactagccactgtttagcttgggatttctcaggaacagtggcgtgtagaaatacacggtttgcacccactgagagcttaaagtctcacctttcaaacgagccattgtatgtgttcatagctataacacagaatatgctgtggctgtacaaaaatcatcaacaatggtctagattgctggcactctaggacaaagcttccgaaaacagcttggcattcaatgagttttgcgccggaattgtcctttaaaacTATGATGCTGAAAACACCGAAACTGCTGCTCTCAGCTACAAATCACAATTTCTAATTTTGTTTGTTCATCGGTCTAATAAATTTTAGTATATTGTATCTGAGATCAAATCTCAATCCCAAAAAGCCCTTGCCTTGAGAACTGCTGGGTGTATAGTCTGTGCCCTGAACATCAAGGATTTTCATTTGCGCCCAACTCTTTCACTGTGGTATTTTGTGTGAATATAAACAGTGCATACTGGCACGTCAGTTTTCCTTCACCATCTTTCTGTCAAAAAACCCTGCTTGAATGCTATTTATGGTGTTTCTGAAGGCACTATTCCTACTGAAGTAGCTCTGTGTGGCtgataaataaacacataactCAGACTGGGGCCGCAGGACTGGCTTAAAATAGATGAACAGGAATTATAACCCATTTTCAGTTCAGCTCAGTGTTAGCATACGGGAAGGCGAGAGATGAAAACTAGGCCTTTAATCAATGGGTCATGGCCCATATTGAGCAGAGATAGCGGCTTCTGCCGGCGTGAGGCAATACTGCTGTGATCGTTGTTCCTCTCGGTTAGGCTTTGAAATCTCTCTGTTCTGTGCAATTTTGCTGGTTACACTACAGACATCACCAAAAATTCTCCTGTAAACTGAAAAACTGGAAGTAGTGGCatgtcttctttttttatttatgtattttttgaGACAAGCCCTTTCATGATGTGCCACGTGTAGCTCTTCAAAAACATGGGATGATGCAATGGGAGGTCAAACTTGGACTCACTGCTTTTTCCAACTGCTTTAAAGTCATTCCTCGAATTTCTATAAAGGGCCAAAAAGATGATGTCTTATTTTAGGATGTCTTAGTATAAACATCCACAGTCACCAGTATGTTGGTATTTAGACTAATTGGCTGACACTTTTACAACTATATATTTGTTACAATGTAATTACACTAATTAGCATAGCGTAATTCACTAGTTATTGCTGGTTTGTAATACACCATTTCCAACAAGTAGTCTTTGCCTGAGGTACAAAATATCATTATgctatttaatgtcaaacaaaaaaaagttaccATTTGCAGTATCCTCTGTGacatgtgggagtgtgtgtgagtgtgacggATTTAGATGGTGCATGCACAACTGGGTACTGTCCTTTGACAATGACTAGTTTAATTTTTAGGAATGACCTGTAAGAATATGACCTGTTAGAATATTTTCATGGTAATCTTTTTATCCCTGCCTAGAATTTTCAACatggtattcacacacacacatgcgacaCACACGACAGTGTGTTGTCCAGTGTGCGACATCAGGAGATTTGTTGATGTGGACGGATGCTTGGCACCCCAGAGGGATTCCTACGTAGTGATGGAGTGAGCAGCACTGTGCCTtgggcattattattattggttGAATTCACAGCGTCTGCCAAGCTATTCACACCTGTGGCTGCTCTCGTTGTAAACACGATTTTCAGAGACCTTTTGATTGCATGTGCCATGCACTTCAATGTCAGACAATTTTGTTTGGAAACTTTTAGAAAATTGCTCTCTTAATTCACACTTATACCAGACTTTAGTGACGGCTTACTTCAGAAAGCACACTGATAGCTATGCCATTAGGGATGCTGTAGAGGGTCTCTACACTTCTGGGAGCAGCTCGGGGATTGGGTTTCTTTATTCCCCACACTACGCATGGGAGCTTCAGCAACAATGAAAGAATTCAATAATTCAGTTGGCTTGGGA
The Alosa sapidissima isolate fAloSap1 chromosome 14, fAloSap1.pri, whole genome shotgun sequence DNA segment above includes these coding regions:
- the LOC121681118 gene encoding uncharacterized protein LOC121681118 isoform X1 translates to MRDGTVIGSGYGSFLTQLKTRVEHVNRGNALSRRWMPKRVSNAPEDIARGPADQYGCVRWQSNCPPGDTVEGLEEKKSEMKHLYHTEGPAGAERGYVIQLMKTTYYLQRKHINACPPPSVSELKSEWPYLFIPRELYSHFNLLTDINILRKMEQAMEEKGKLILKFFQHRPAGTSADEVERILVKYSKEEKCDPCPCVILLLMAHFKEKSEGLILQTDVFSIAVDVERTILLPASPRLIVLGDVFTATNWMLSIEGHVVVGPHQNIVAGLAALFACYYAFNLVYQEEASNTLEFIQRCFLGINPTSGTKATKWISPRSGKVQEKRNSNVNLHVSALLKRLMDFEWL
- the LOC121681118 gene encoding uncharacterized protein LOC121681118 isoform X2, with protein sequence MPKRVSNAPEDIARGPADQYGCVRWQSNCPPGDTVEGLEEKKSEMKHLYHTEGPAGAERGYVIQLMKTTYYLQRKHINACPPPSVSELKSEWPYLFIPRELYSHFNLLTDINILRKMEQAMEEKGKLILKFFQHRPAGTSADEVERILVKYSKEEKCDPCPCVILLLMAHFKEKSEGLILQTDVFSIAVDVERTILLPASPRLIVLGDVFTATNWMLSIEGHVVVGPHQNIVAGLAALFACYYAFNLVYQEEASNTLEFIQRCFLGINPTSGTKATKWISPRSGKVQEKRNSNVNLHVSALLKRLMDFEWL